The Blautia hydrogenotrophica DSM 10507 genome window below encodes:
- a CDS encoding acyltransferase family protein encodes MRKNKIPYVIAVMLILVLLIGYVPYKGMEFPLLGQIKAGGWFRQGLYFCLGLSFTALLCEEKMQHGKILARENARQFVRGAALAVFCSVSERLYFFVVGTREFSGIEMGLDLLCAVLGSGVMMAVLALRASKEKGCVHSISRRNFHLDSISTYRSQLMGVAILLVMLFHMKSVRATFGGPLVGKIISCGYVGVDVFMLMSGLGMVFSLSKNQNWANFMRRRLVTVMPAYFAVAGIYSLMMIFAGDCGWEMLVLNLTTLSFYTGGDGTFNWYIPCILLFYLVTPWIYRRLSNPGRRVAWTVGLCLGSYLFSGILGNVFELGRLNIAFTRFPVYVLGMLTGFAIKEKWTFGWKDRIAMWVGGILFGGLYLLHEGKVVGIFCGHWLLFAPLAFLGCAELGALMKKVPESFVGMRALKWMGDNSLLLFLLNILLIRAAWVVCPSLGWQGIWFRRAVGVGIVIVEILAVAGINRVKKRLLARKKFTKAT; translated from the coding sequence ATGAGAAAGAACAAGATTCCATATGTGATTGCTGTCATGTTGATTTTAGTATTATTGATCGGTTATGTTCCTTATAAAGGGATGGAGTTCCCCTTACTTGGACAGATAAAAGCCGGAGGCTGGTTCAGACAAGGATTGTATTTCTGCCTGGGACTGTCTTTTACTGCATTGTTGTGTGAGGAGAAAATGCAGCATGGAAAAATTTTGGCCAGAGAAAATGCGAGGCAGTTTGTGAGAGGTGCGGCGTTGGCAGTTTTTTGTTCCGTCTCTGAGAGGCTTTACTTTTTCGTGGTGGGAACTAGAGAGTTTTCTGGGATAGAGATGGGCCTGGACTTGCTGTGTGCTGTGTTAGGCAGTGGGGTGATGATGGCAGTTCTTGCGCTGAGGGCTTCCAAAGAAAAAGGCTGTGTCCATTCCATTTCGAGAAGAAATTTTCATCTGGATTCCATCAGTACATACCGGAGCCAATTGATGGGAGTGGCAATTCTTCTGGTTATGCTTTTTCACATGAAGTCTGTTCGTGCAACTTTTGGCGGGCCACTTGTCGGAAAGATTATCAGCTGCGGATATGTAGGCGTGGACGTCTTCATGCTGATGTCTGGGCTGGGGATGGTATTTTCTCTGTCTAAAAATCAAAATTGGGCGAATTTTATGAGAAGGCGTCTGGTGACGGTTATGCCGGCATATTTTGCAGTCGCAGGGATTTACAGTCTGATGATGATTTTTGCAGGAGACTGTGGTTGGGAAATGCTGGTGTTGAATTTGACGACTCTTAGTTTTTATACAGGAGGCGACGGGACCTTCAATTGGTATATTCCCTGTATTCTTTTGTTCTATTTGGTGACTCCTTGGATTTACCGGAGGCTGAGTAATCCAGGAAGGAGAGTGGCTTGGACTGTGGGATTGTGCCTGGGTAGCTATCTGTTCTCGGGAATTTTGGGAAATGTCTTTGAGCTTGGCAGGTTAAATATCGCATTTACGAGGTTCCCAGTGTATGTGCTGGGAATGCTGACGGGCTTTGCAATAAAGGAAAAATGGACGTTTGGCTGGAAGGACCGAATAGCTATGTGGGTCGGAGGGATTTTGTTTGGCGGACTCTATCTGCTGCACGAGGGAAAAGTCGTAGGAATTTTTTGCGGCCATTGGCTGCTATTTGCACCTTTGGCGTTTCTGGGATGTGCAGAATTGGGAGCTCTCATGAAAAAAGTGCCGGAATCTTTTGTCGGGATGAGGGCTCTGAAATGGATGGGGGACAATAGTCTTTTGCTTTTCTTGCTGAATATCCTTTTAATTCGGGCAGCATGGGTCGTTTGTCCAAGTCTTGGA
- a CDS encoding RNA polymerase sigma factor — MDTLIRKAKRQDADAFCQLMELHMQSMYKVAKAYLKNDEDVADAIQDTILTCYEKLQTLRQNRYFKTWMTRILINKCKDILSFNQRLQSMESLPETACCSTEYAKVEWNALLEPLDEKYRVILILYYMDGFTIRDIAEILDMKEPTVKSRLQRGRKQLADAYHSPKEEII; from the coding sequence ATGGACACATTAATTCGAAAGGCAAAGAGGCAGGATGCCGATGCTTTTTGCCAGTTGATGGAACTGCATATGCAAAGTATGTACAAAGTGGCAAAAGCTTACCTAAAAAATGATGAGGACGTAGCTGACGCCATCCAGGATACGATTCTGACATGTTATGAGAAGCTTCAGACTCTGAGGCAAAACAGATATTTTAAGACATGGATGACCCGAATTCTGATCAACAAATGTAAGGATATCCTTTCTTTTAACCAAAGGCTTCAATCCATGGAATCTCTGCCAGAGACCGCATGCTGTTCTACCGAATATGCAAAAGTGGAGTGGAATGCTTTGTTAGAACCTCTCGACGAAAAATACCGCGTTATTTTGATACTTTACTATATGGATGGCTTCACCATAAGAGATATTGCCGAGATTTTGGATATGAAAGAACCTACAGTAAAGTCAAGACTACAGCGAGGACGAAAACAACTGGCCGATGCCTATCATTCCCCAAAGGAGGAAATTATATGA